The following proteins are co-located in the Micromonospora coriariae genome:
- a CDS encoding ribonuclease Z, with the protein MSMRELVVLGTASQAPTRRRNHNGYVLRWDDEVILFDPGEGSQRQLLHTTVTATDLTRICVTHFHGDHCLGLPGTIQRLSLDRVAHSVAVHFPAGGAEYFARLRHATSFYETAELRVEPIEADGQRITLGCGTLEARRLRHPIETYGYRLVEPDGYRMLPEKLAAYGIAGPAVGELIRVGHLDLDGRRVTRDEVSVPRPGQRFAFVMDTGLCDGVYALAEHADLLVIESTFLESEAALAAEVGHLTAAQAARVATESGVRRLLLTHFSQRYPDPRRFHDEAREHFDGDLIIAEDLTTVQLPPRRVASAG; encoded by the coding sequence GTGTCGATGCGCGAGCTGGTGGTGCTCGGGACGGCCAGTCAGGCACCGACCCGGCGGCGCAACCACAACGGGTACGTGCTGCGCTGGGACGACGAGGTGATCCTCTTCGACCCGGGCGAGGGCAGCCAGCGGCAGCTCCTGCACACCACGGTCACCGCCACCGACCTGACCCGGATCTGCGTCACCCACTTCCACGGCGACCACTGCCTCGGTCTGCCCGGCACCATCCAGCGGCTCTCCCTGGACCGGGTGGCGCATTCGGTCGCCGTGCACTTCCCGGCCGGCGGCGCCGAATACTTCGCCCGACTGCGGCACGCCACCTCCTTCTACGAGACCGCCGAGCTGCGGGTCGAGCCGATCGAAGCCGACGGGCAACGGATCACCCTGGGGTGCGGCACGCTGGAGGCCCGCCGGCTGCGGCACCCCATCGAGACGTACGGCTACCGGCTGGTCGAGCCGGACGGCTACCGGATGCTGCCGGAGAAGCTGGCCGCGTACGGGATCGCCGGACCGGCCGTCGGTGAGCTGATCCGCGTCGGCCACCTCGACCTGGACGGACGTCGCGTCACCCGGGACGAGGTGAGCGTGCCCCGGCCGGGGCAGCGGTTCGCCTTCGTGATGGACACCGGCCTCTGCGACGGGGTCTACGCCCTCGCCGAGCACGCCGACCTGCTGGTCATCGAGTCGACGTTCCTGGAATCGGAGGCCGCGCTCGCCGCCGAGGTCGGCCATCTGACCGCGGCGCAGGCCGCCCGGGTGGCGACCGAGTCCGGGGTACGGCGACTGCTGCTCACCCACTTCTCCCAGCGGTACCCGGACCCTCGCCGGTTCCACGACGAGGCGCGCGAGCACTTCGACGGCGACCTGATCATCGCCGAGGATCTGACCACCGTGCAGCTCCCACCACGCCGGGTAGCCTCGGCCGGGTGA